A genomic segment from Aegilops tauschii subsp. strangulata cultivar AL8/78 chromosome 1, Aet v6.0, whole genome shotgun sequence encodes:
- the LOC109780908 gene encoding ervatamin-B-like, which produces MEERAGAGWHMFRPAFGAVGRILLRRRCQAAAAAAGSLLRPSGARLLHLRPSLNSVFQPLVTKLQSRSVRRFGLFVRMLLHRFSRDHKMHVIAIPAWCTAHIALGLGVWHMNKTGEHAEKSTRPSEIDWVGAGAVSPVVRKQDGCASVEAAHYLQTLESISLSVQELIDCNTENNGCNGGYYQHAFKYIRDNGLSRESSYPYMAKRSASGCKRDKTVAAATRILGFWCIDSTEDALEEAVAKRPVVVRLQGTPDLFNYKGGIIECEALPAASATTWHAVLIVGYGTDPDGVKYWRFKNSWGKDWGEGGFGRIRRHVADKRGVLGIFMYGGLYPVLD; this is translated from the exons ATGGAGGAGCGAGCTGGTGCAGGCTGGCATATGTTTCGTCCAGCATTCGGCGCCGTGGGCAGGATCCTGTTGCGCCGCCGCTgccaggccgcggcggcggcggcaggatcACTGTTGAGGCCGTCCGGAGCTAGGCTGCTACACCTACGCCCATCGCTTAATTCGGTCTTTCAACCATTGGTGACCAAATTGCAGTCTCGGAGTGTCCGCCGCTTTGGGCTCTTTGTGAG AATGTTGTTGCATCGTTTTTCCAGGGACCACAAGATGCATGTCATAGCGATCCCTGCGTGGTGCACTGCACACATTGCTCTTGGTCTTGGAGTTTGGCATATGAACAAGACTGGAGAGCATGCTGAGAAGTCTACCCGCCCATCAGAGATCGACTGGGTCGGAGCTGGCGCTGTCTCTCCGGTTGTGAGGAAACAAGACGGTTGTG CATCAGTCGAAGCAGCACACTATCTGCAGACCTTGGAATCGATCTCCCTATCGGTTCAGGAGCTTATCGACTGCAACACGGAGAACAATGGTTGCAACGGTGGCTACTATCAACATGCCTTCAAGTACATACGGGATAATGGGCTCTCGAGAGAATCATCCTACCCATACATGGCCAAGAGAAGTGCTTCGGGTTGCAAGAGGGACAAGACGGTAGCAGCAGCAACACGTATATTAGGGTTTTGGTGCATCGACTCGACCGAGGATGCTCTCGAGGAAGCAGTAGCGAAGCGGCCTGTGGTTGTCCGTCTACAGGGTACGCCTGACCTATTTAACTACAAAGGAGGCATCATAGAGTGCGAAGCTCTACCTGCTGCTAGTGCAACTACATGGCATGCTGTCCTGATTGTCGGTTATGGTACGGATCCCGACGGTGTTAAGTATTGGCGCTTCAAGAACTCGTGGGGAAAGGACTGGGGCGAGGGGGGATTTGGGAGGATCCGTAGGCACGTTGCTGACAAGCGAGGTGTCTTGGGTATTTTTATGTATGGAGGATTATATCCAGTGCTTGATTAA